DNA sequence from the Colletotrichum destructivum chromosome 9, complete sequence genome:
TTCCCTACCACTTCCGCCCTCCCAgccggagagagagaagggagagagagagagtgtgtgtgtgtgcgtgtgttgCAGTCCTCCGGTCGTCGACACAGCGCCCGCCATGCCCACCCTGTCACGATGTCGCCGACTGACTCGATGGAACGTAACGACGGTCTGACGAAAAGGGGTCTGAAACTGCATTTCAGAGGAGCCGACGATACCCTCAACCTTTCGCCCTTCACCTTCCGCCTTGCACTCTCCAGCCGCTGTATCCCTTTACAAAATGCGCAATGCCCCACGCTGCACCCCCCTGTGTTCGTTGGTGTACGGATACGGACACAGATACCTTTCCGTGTGGTCCGCAAGCCAATCCAATTGGGTCTTCTTGCCGACCGACGCGACAAGGGAATGGATGCCCACGGTCACGCTGTCTTGCCGATCATGGCCGCCACATCCACACGCACCTTTGCAGCTTTGCCTTCAAAGTCCCTGTCAGAGCCTCATGCCCGCGGTGACGAAGCCTTGCCGATTCTCGCCCCCCCCTGGTCCTCATGATCCTGGCCGCGTCAGGCACTGCAACTGACCTGTCCCCCTTCCTCGAAGGCCTCTGATAACCAGCCAACTATCGTGATAACCCTCGTTTTCGTCCCCCTCGACATAGCGAGCCGGTCACCCACCGACAGTCACATAACCAATGCCCTCATCTGTATTGACCTTCAGCCCCTACAGCTCGATATCCTCATTCCTATTGCCGCCTTCGTCCTGGGACTTCTTGTTCCAAGCAGCCAAGCCCAATTCCTACAAGGCCACGCTTCAGACTTGAGCTCTGGCGGCGATTAATTTAGGCAGTCTCTTCCGCATCGAGATGATTCCCTGGTCTGATCATGTTCGTCTTCGAGCCCCTGCGAGGCAGACGCAAAACTTGCACTCATCGTTGCGATGTCTCTTCTAACGACGCAGCGGCATGTATTCATTCTCTGCAGCTTATATTCCTTCAGGGAGCAGTTAGCAGAGAGGTGAGCTGTCCACGCAGGCTCTCTCAGCTTGGGGCATTGTGATAAGGTCCGTGGGCCTATGTCCTCTTATCTTGAGATGTAGCACACGCAGGCAACTTACAGATACTCACTGCAACAAAACGCCTAAGCCAACAATCTGCCTTTCTCCTACTCTGGTCCACGGCTCACGCGTTGTAGTGATGATGGCCATCTCTATGGACCTCTGCGCATGATCGGGATGCGACTTTTACAAACCGGCACGGACGGAAGTGCTGGGATAGGGATGGGACGGGAAGGAATTGGCTCGGTGGAGGCGGTTTCGGTTGATGCATGCTGTTGGGTATCCAGCCCCTGCCGGCCCAAATCAGGAGAGATAATAACGCCGTCTCCCCACGACAGTCCGATATTGGTGACGGTGTCCCAATTCAATGTTGACCCAGATCCTACTGGTTGCCGTCTGATCGGTGCTGAGCCACCTACCCCCGGGTCCGGGGCACTCAGGCGAGCCATGCACGTGGAGAAGAGACGCGGCAGCCGAATGGGGCAAAACGACGCCGGCTCCGAAGGCAGGCGACCGACCTCCAGCCTCCGGAATGGATGCAACTCTGCTCCGGTGCGGTACGGTACGGGGAGAAGCGCCCCTCTGCGGGGTAAAAGCTTCCCATGTGGGGAGCATTCGACAGGGGGGTCCCATCGAGGCTCGCAGCTTTTCAGACGTCGCAAAGAAGCGATCAAGCACTCTGACAGAGCTTcccgccctcggccgtcgtgtCTTTGCATATCATTATACTTCGTCGTGGGTGCCAAGTCATTTGCGTCATTCGGATACAGGATTCTtgttaaaaaaaaaaaaaaaaaaaaaaaaaaacaccccTCTCTGACCTGGACCTCAGTGGCATGCCTTTTCTGCTATGTAGTTTACTAACCTAGCTTCTGATCTGGCAAGCCCCCCCGGCTAGCCTTCAATGTCATTCCCCCGGGCCCCGGGACGCCATCTCGTTCCCCCAGCTTCCCTCTGCCCAATCACGTCTCCTCCGAATCTCAGCACGCCCCCTTCCGGAATGGTCTTCCACACTCTCCATCCACATAAGCCGAGGCTCGCGGCACAACTTCCAGACAtggctggccgccgcccgtgcGCCCCCAGACCGACGTCAACCGATACACGTcgtttctcctcctcctcatcctaTCGACTCAGTTGACCGCATTTGCCAGCTCTACGAACTTCCATCCTCCTGATTCCTCGACGtccgagaagctcgactcCCTTCTCACCCTCCTACCACTGCCACTGTTTGCGACTCCAGCCCAGCTCCAAAACGCCCGCACACAGCCGTCTGTTCTTGTTCCAACCCAAACAAAGGACACACATACAAACACACAAGACACAGCGCTCTACAGCTCTCTCGCCCACCATGGCCGCAAAGACCTTCACCCgcgacgaggtcgccaaGAACAACACCGAGGACTCCCTCTGGTGCATCATCGACTCCAAGGTCTACGACCTCACGgacttcgtcgacggccacccgggcggcgaggccgtcctgcgccaggtcgccggccgcgacgccaccgccgaTTTCTACAACCTCCACCGCCACGAGGTCCTGACAAAGTACGACAAGaccctcgtcatcggcaccgtcgccggcgagacgCCCCAGGTCGCCAaccccggccccggcgaGCTGTCCGCCGTTCCCTACGCCGAGCCCACCTGGCTCACGCCCCAGTTCAAGTCCCCCTACTTCAACGACTCCCACCGCGCCCTGCAGCGCGCCATTCGCGACTTCACTGACCGCGAGATCACCCCTGTCGCCCTCGAGtgcgaggagaagggcgagcaCATCCCCCAGGACCTCATCGACAAGATGtccaaggccggcgtccTGCACATGCGCCTCGGCCCGGGCAAGCACCtgcacggcgtcgacctgctcaacggcgccgtcaagggCGAAGAGTTTGACTACTTCCACGACATGATCCTCAGCCAGGAGATGGCCCGCACCAACTGCCGTGGTTTCCAGGACGGCATGCTGGCCGGCATGACCATCGGCCTGCCCGTCGTCCTCAACTTTGCCAACTCAGAGTCCCTGAGGAAGcgcatcgccgacgaggttTTTAGCGGCCGGAAGAAGATTTGCCTGGCCATCACCGAGGCCTTTGCCGGAAGTGACGTTGCGGGCCTGAGGACGACGGCTACAAAGACGCCCGATGGCAAGCACTACGTAAGCCCTTTTCCCgtcgccaccatcaccatcgcaACCATCATGACCACCCAGCCCTACCTTATAGAAAGCTATACAATGATTTGAATAATACTAACATAATACGTTATATAGATCGTCCAAGGAACTAAGAAATGGATAACGAACGGAACGTTCTCAGATTTTTTCGTCACCGGCGTCAAGACGGACAAGGGGCTCAGCGTCCTCCTTATCGAGcgcggcgaaggcgtcgaAACCAAGGCCATCAAGACGTC
Encoded proteins:
- a CDS encoding Putative cytochrome b5-like heme/steroid binding domain, acyl-CoA dehydrogenase, encoding MAAKTFTRDEVAKNNTEDSLWCIIDSKVYDLTDFVDGHPGGEAVLRQVAGRDATADFYNLHRHEVLTKYDKTLVIGTVAGETPQVANPGPGELSAVPYAEPTWLTPQFKSPYFNDSHRALQRAIRDFTDREITPVALECEEKGEHIPQDLIDKMSKAGVLHMRLGPGKHLHGVDLLNGAVKGEEFDYFHDMILSQEMARTNCRGFQDGMLAGMTIGLPVVLNFANSESLRKRIADEVFSGRKKICLAITEAFAGSDVAGLRTTATKTPDGKHYIVQGTKKWITNGTFSDFFVTGVKTDKGLSVLLIERGEGVETKAIKTSYSPAAGTTYITFDNVKVPVENLLGQENKGIHVILSNFNHERWTMACATIRQCRTIVEECLLWANQRLVFGKKLIDQPVIRLKLAKMIALTESHQSWLETVTYQMNQMPYKEQAKHLGGPIGLLKMSATRAAHEIADEAVQIWGGRGLTRTGMGRVIEMFNRTYKFDAILGGAEEVLGDLGVRQAMKFMPKSRL